In Thermodesulfobacteriota bacterium, the genomic stretch GCGCCCGTGGGGTCGAATATGTCTTCGAGCGGATAGGCCGGGGCCGAAAAGACCGAGCCGCCGCTGAACATGAGCGCGCCGTACTCGCCGCGCTTCACGATAAGCGTCCTGGGACCGTAGCCCAGTATCACCCTGGCCGCCTTCACGAGGCTCGCCTCTCCCGAGAGCTCCCTTGCCTCGCCCTCGTTTATGACGAAGAGGTCGACTTTCTTGAGGAGCTCCTTTAGCGCCTCGGGCTTCCCCTCTATCCAGAAGTTCATCGTGTCGCAGGCGACGAGCTTCGGGCCCTTGACCTGCTCGAGCACCTTCATCTGGAGCTCCGGGTCTATGTTCGCGAGGAAGACGAACGGCGCGTCCGTGTATGCCGCGGGTATCTCGGGGTTGAAGGAGCTGAAGACGTTGAGGTGAGTCTCGAGCGTGTGCGCCTGGTTAAGGTCGTATCCGTAATACCCCTTCCACCTGAATGTCTTGCCAGGGACCTTTCTCAATCCCGCGAGGTCGATGCCCTTCGTAGAAAGGCTTTTTATGTGAGCTTCGGGGAAGTCCTCGCCCACGACCGCAACGAGGTTCACCCCGGCGAAAAAACTCGCGGAGGTCGAGAAATACGTGGCCGAGCCGCCGAGCACCTCTTCCGCCTTGCCGAACGGGGTCTCTACCGAATCGAAAGCCACAGAGCCTACCACTAATATCCTGGACATCAAGAAAGCTCCTTAATGGGATTGGCTGACATAATATTCCGGGGCCGAAAGAAGGCCCGTCCGAGCGCGTTTATAAGAGAGCGGGACCTTACGCAACCGTATCCGGCGCGAGATATCTGCCTATGAGGAGGCCCATATCTTCCCTGACCCTGTCGGGTATGGCCTTGGGGTCCGTTATGGTTGCGTACTTGAGGGCGCTCGCGCACTTGCATTTCCTTTCAGCCGCGATAGCCGGGACCGCCTTCCTTATTATCTCCTTTGCCATGGCCACGTTCGCCTTGAGTGTGGCTATTATGGCCTCGACCGTGACCGACTCCTCGGTCGTGTGCCAGCAGTCGTAGTCGGTCGAGAGGGCTACCGTCGAATAGCAGAGCTCCGCCTCTCTCGCGAGCTTGGCCTCCGGGAGGTTGGTCATGCCGATTACGTCCACGCCCCAGCTCCTGTATATCATCGACTCCGCCCTTGTGGAGAACTGCGGCCCTTCTATGCAGACATAGGTGCCGCCCTTGTGTGCAGTCGCGCCGGCCTCTATGGCCGCCCTGTGGAGCACGCCCCCGAGGTCCTGGCATACCGGGTCGGCGAACTCGACGTGGCCCA encodes the following:
- a CDS encoding PfkB family carbohydrate kinase, with the translated sequence MSRILVVGSVAFDSVETPFGKAEEVLGGSATYFSTSASFFAGVNLVAVVGEDFPEAHIKSLSTKGIDLAGLRKVPGKTFRWKGYYGYDLNQAHTLETHLNVFSSFNPEIPAAYTDAPFVFLANIDPELQMKVLEQVKGPKLVACDTMNFWIEGKPEALKELLKKVDLFVINEGEARELSGEASLVKAARVILGYGPRTLIVKRGEYGALMFSGGSVFSAPAYPLEDIFDPTGAGDTFAGGLMGYLANTGDISEKNIRRAIIFGSVMASFNVEAFSLERLEKLTLPEINERFAQFKVLTHFEGI
- the mtnP gene encoding S-methyl-5'-thioadenosine phosphorylase: MKVVGVIGGSGLYEMEGLTDVRLVAVSTPFGEPSDEYITGMLGDVKMIFLPRHGRGHRLLPSEVNYRANIYGMKKLGAEWVISVSAVGSMKEEIRPGHIVIVDQFFDRTKGRASSFYGNGIVGHVEFADPVCQDLGGVLHRAAIEAGATAHKGGTYVCIEGPQFSTRAESMIYRSWGVDVIGMTNLPEAKLAREAELCYSTVALSTDYDCWHTTEESVTVEAIIATLKANVAMAKEIIRKAVPAIAAERKCKCASALKYATITDPKAIPDRVREDMGLLIGRYLAPDTVA